A genomic region of Synechococcus sp. NOUM97013 contains the following coding sequences:
- a CDS encoding cupin domain-containing protein → MLPRIVHPEQLQGFRLHAQDHCRLALLSAPADGDDDRGSGEAMSLFLEIHEPCDRVPPHSHHRSAEFYFVLRGTVLFHIDDRSITAHTGDFVVVPADAAHDFENPGPDRLYLLTVLNRDEGFSELVQRGIPTALDPEDLEVLRNL, encoded by the coding sequence ATGCTGCCGCGCATCGTTCACCCCGAGCAGCTTCAAGGCTTTCGCTTGCACGCGCAGGATCACTGCCGCCTGGCCCTGCTCAGTGCACCTGCCGATGGCGATGACGATCGCGGTTCCGGCGAAGCGATGAGCCTGTTTCTGGAGATCCACGAGCCCTGCGACCGGGTGCCGCCCCACAGCCATCACCGCTCCGCTGAGTTCTATTTCGTGCTGCGCGGCACGGTGCTGTTTCACATCGACGATCGCTCCATCACTGCCCACACCGGCGACTTTGTGGTGGTGCCGGCCGATGCCGCCCATGATTTCGAAAACCCAGGTCCCGATCGCCTTTATCTGCTCACGGTGCTCAACCGTGATGAAGGTTTTTCCGAGCTTGTGCAACGCGGCATCCCCACGGCACTCGATCCTGAAGATCTGGAGGTGCTGCGCAACCTCTGA
- a CDS encoding transporter substrate-binding domain-containing protein has translation MGRSLGLLRACAAALLLIGAPLSAEAQPRKTLVVGVVDEAAPCSNRVGPLYEGYAVEIWEAIASQKGWPYRFEPVPSPNAAVAMAASGAIDVGVSCLNQVPERLAVTNFSVAISSDGLAFLSPRENSYPLSALLTAMVGNGLLLRSLSWLFLVSLAGAVLLWLTFGRFRSKDVECATAQGTFFKGWMMLLMGSGTYKMSDSAGGILMVLVTNLFRLVIVSIFVGATAKTLIRESAPEDGNESEILASKLAEGVAVDAQTISETWLRFKLKQLPPAAREAAKVEPVSGDEQLIEVLRSGAVKHVLADSSRVSYLRNQVLASSDRSRYAVSAQVFNSTPQGFVFGKNLPESTQRQISVAIADLRFQGVIDAMVNRNP, from the coding sequence ATGGGTCGGAGCCTCGGCTTGTTGCGTGCCTGCGCTGCGGCTCTGCTGCTGATCGGTGCCCCCCTGAGCGCCGAGGCGCAGCCCCGCAAGACCCTGGTGGTTGGTGTGGTGGATGAGGCGGCACCCTGCTCCAACCGCGTGGGGCCCCTGTATGAGGGCTATGCCGTTGAGATCTGGGAAGCGATCGCCTCTCAGAAGGGCTGGCCCTATCGCTTTGAGCCGGTGCCGTCGCCGAATGCCGCGGTGGCGATGGCGGCGAGCGGTGCAATCGATGTGGGAGTGTCGTGCCTCAACCAGGTGCCGGAGCGCCTGGCGGTCACCAATTTTTCGGTGGCCATCAGCTCGGATGGGCTGGCCTTCCTGTCGCCCCGTGAGAACAGCTACCCATTGAGTGCTTTGCTCACAGCGATGGTGGGCAATGGCTTGCTGCTGCGCTCCTTGTCTTGGTTGTTTTTGGTGTCGCTGGCTGGGGCGGTGCTGCTTTGGTTGACCTTCGGGCGCTTCAGAAGCAAGGACGTGGAATGTGCAACGGCCCAAGGCACCTTCTTCAAGGGCTGGATGATGCTGCTGATGGGCTCCGGCACCTACAAGATGAGCGACAGTGCCGGCGGGATTCTGATGGTGCTGGTCACCAATCTGTTCCGCCTGGTGATCGTGTCGATCTTCGTGGGTGCGACGGCGAAAACGCTGATCCGCGAATCGGCTCCTGAGGATGGCAATGAATCGGAGATCTTGGCCAGCAAACTGGCTGAGGGTGTGGCGGTGGATGCGCAGACCATCTCCGAAACCTGGCTGCGTTTCAAGCTGAAACAGCTTCCCCCAGCGGCGCGTGAGGCCGCGAAGGTGGAACCCGTCAGCGGTGATGAGCAACTGATCGAGGTGCTGCGTTCCGGGGCGGTGAAGCATGTGCTGGCCGACAGCTCCCGGGTGAGTTATCTGCGCAATCAGGTTCTGGCCTCGTCGGATCGCTCCCGCTACGCCGTGTCAGCGCAGGTGTTCAACAGCACGCCCCAGGGCTTTGTGTTTGGCAAAAATCTGCCGGAAAGCACCCAGCGGCAGATCTCGGTGGCGATTGCCGATCTGCGTTTCCAGGGGGTAATTGATGCCATGGTCAACCGCAATCCCTGA
- the tyrS gene encoding tyrosine--tRNA ligase codes for MATTPSLPAWLSRGMADLFPTGDPGDADQALAARLAQAEKEGRPLRVKLGIDPTGSNIHLGHSILFRKLRAFQDAGHTAVLIIGDFTARIGDPTGKSATRVQLTKEQVAANASTYLRQLGQDQPKETALLDFETPGRLEVRYNSEWLEGMDLPAVIGLLGTGTVGQMLAKDDFSKRYGSGTPIALHEFLYPLLQGYDSVAVNADVELGGTDQKFNVAMGRDLQRHFDKGTQFGLLLPILVGLDGVQKMSKSLGNVVGLEEDPLSMYSKLEKVGDAAIDDYVTLLTDLDLASLPENPREKQKAMALAVTASRHGNDAAAKAQQDAASLVGGAGDAGADVPEASLAEVNFPAKAFYLLSAVGICASSSEARRQIKGGAARLEGEKLTDPNQEFASAAELEGKVLQLGKKTFRRLVA; via the coding sequence ATGGCCACGACCCCATCCCTGCCGGCTTGGTTGTCGCGTGGCATGGCTGATTTGTTCCCGACCGGGGATCCCGGTGATGCGGATCAGGCTCTTGCAGCCCGGTTGGCCCAGGCAGAAAAGGAAGGCCGGCCGCTGCGGGTGAAGCTGGGCATCGACCCCACCGGCAGCAATATTCATCTGGGCCACAGCATCCTGTTCCGCAAGTTGCGGGCCTTCCAGGACGCGGGTCACACGGCGGTGCTGATCATCGGCGACTTCACGGCGCGGATCGGCGACCCCACCGGCAAGAGCGCCACGCGGGTGCAGCTCACCAAGGAGCAGGTTGCTGCCAATGCCTCCACTTACCTGCGCCAGCTGGGGCAGGACCAGCCCAAGGAGACGGCGCTGCTGGATTTCGAAACCCCCGGCCGCCTGGAGGTGCGATACAACTCCGAGTGGCTGGAGGGCATGGACCTGCCGGCGGTGATCGGCCTGCTCGGCACCGGCACCGTGGGCCAGATGCTGGCCAAGGACGATTTCTCCAAGCGCTACGGCAGCGGCACCCCGATCGCGCTGCACGAGTTCCTCTATCCGCTGCTGCAGGGCTACGACTCGGTGGCGGTGAATGCGGATGTGGAGCTGGGCGGCACTGATCAGAAGTTCAACGTGGCCATGGGCCGTGACCTGCAGCGCCACTTCGACAAGGGCACCCAGTTCGGGCTGTTGCTGCCGATCCTGGTGGGGCTGGACGGCGTTCAGAAGATGAGCAAGAGCCTCGGCAACGTGGTGGGCCTGGAGGAGGATCCGCTCTCGATGTACTCCAAGCTGGAGAAGGTCGGCGATGCGGCGATCGACGACTACGTCACGTTGCTGACCGATCTGGATCTGGCTTCGTTGCCGGAGAACCCACGCGAGAAGCAGAAGGCGATGGCCCTGGCGGTGACCGCCAGCCGCCATGGCAACGACGCTGCAGCCAAGGCGCAGCAGGATGCCGCCAGCCTGGTGGGAGGTGCTGGTGATGCCGGAGCGGATGTGCCCGAAGCCTCCCTCGCGGAGGTGAACTTCCCGGCCAAAGCCTTCTACTTACTCAGCGCCGTGGGCATCTGCGCCAGCAGCAGTGAAGCCCGCCGCCAGATCAAAGGTGGTGCGGCGCGCCTCGAGGGCGAAAAGCTCACCGACCCCAACCAGGAGTTCGCCTCCGCGGCGGAACTGGAGGGCAAGGTGCTGCAGCTGGGCAAGAAGACCTTCCGGCGCTTGGTGGCCTGA
- a CDS encoding DUF1825 family protein codes for MAFFDSDIVQEEAKRLFGDYQQLMQLGSDYGKFDREGKKKFIDTMEELMERYRVFMKRFELSEDFQAKLTVEQLRTQLGQFGITPEQMFEQMNQTLERMKSQLDQPPS; via the coding sequence ATGGCGTTCTTCGATTCCGACATCGTTCAGGAGGAGGCCAAGCGGCTGTTCGGCGACTACCAGCAGCTGATGCAGCTGGGCTCGGACTACGGCAAGTTCGACCGGGAGGGCAAGAAGAAGTTCATCGACACGATGGAAGAGCTGATGGAGCGCTACCGGGTGTTCATGAAGCGCTTCGAGTTGTCGGAAGACTTCCAGGCCAAGCTCACCGTGGAGCAGCTGCGCACCCAGCTCGGCCAGTTCGGGATCACCCCCGAGCAGATGTTTGAGCAGATGAATCAGACGCTCGAGCGGATGAAGAGTCAATTGGATCAGCCCCCCAGCTGA